In one Nocardia tengchongensis genomic region, the following are encoded:
- a CDS encoding AAA family ATPase yields MTEICDPATTPPLAREIPLVGRAAECLALETFTSKVRAGQSEGLVLAGAPGIGKTRLLDHIAAAAPDLLVLRTSGIESESPLAFAALHRLLRPFLDRRELLPAPQKASLGAAFGLVAGPPPDRFLVGLATLSLFADLAGDGPLVCLVDDVQWLDRESRDALTFVARRLHAEGVGILFAVRELASDSTGFEGLAIHTVAGLSGSAARELLARTARRSLNDDVARRLAEQTGGNPLALVTLAHSLTTEQLGGTAALPEPLPIGPRLVACFLERIRAFPKPTRDLLLLASISPIRDTALLWRAAALLGLPETAADPAVEAGVLVPGNGFAFSHPLIRSAVHAAADPAGLRRAHQAISAACDPDHDPDIRAWHLAAATAGADEAVARDLQHSAQRARARGGYAAEAQFLARAAELTPEISQRDERRLAAAQVYLMCGDPQSAQRLLLGSQPVARVPVMRGRARWLKAAIERHFSRLEDQPALLLTAAAELGPADGDLVWLLLCQALSSAMLSRDDTVSTTVSEVARAVLSALERRSAELSVYDLFIVAFATRISEGHAAAVPRWRAALESLRDHEIAEEGMPLAIFAHYASDELWDDGARQVVFARLHAYDRDTGALLGLRIVLECQATDALRAGRPDECADYLTESRELLTVIGAPQEKSIQRLELLVWGGAEAEARALASSVEGVDFPCRAIQAALAARYLIVLELSLGNYRAALDRAQFLFDHDVPGLSNLMLADMVEAAVRAQRPAPASAALARLEDQAQASGTPWALGTLARARALVAGDDNAAAWYREAIDQLGRTRITVDLARTHLVYGEWLRRRKERLQARVQLRLAYEMFSSARAPLFAERARAELAATGEHVHPRNPAPGPQLTPQESQIAALAAEGATNSEIAARLYISTSTVEYHLTKVFRKLAVTSRRQLRSALGPRD; encoded by the coding sequence ATGACCGAAATCTGCGACCCCGCGACCACCCCGCCGCTCGCTCGAGAGATTCCACTGGTCGGCAGGGCAGCGGAATGCCTTGCGCTGGAAACCTTCACGAGCAAGGTCCGAGCAGGACAGAGCGAAGGGCTGGTGCTGGCGGGGGCACCGGGGATAGGAAAGACCCGGTTGCTCGACCATATAGCCGCGGCCGCCCCGGATCTACTGGTGTTGCGGACCTCCGGCATCGAGTCGGAGTCTCCCTTGGCGTTCGCCGCGCTGCATCGTCTCCTGCGCCCGTTCCTCGATCGTCGCGAGCTCCTTCCAGCGCCGCAAAAGGCCTCCCTGGGCGCTGCTTTCGGACTCGTCGCGGGTCCACCGCCCGATCGATTCCTGGTAGGCCTCGCGACCCTGAGCCTCTTCGCGGACTTGGCCGGCGACGGCCCGCTGGTGTGCCTGGTCGACGACGTGCAATGGCTGGACCGCGAGTCCCGTGATGCGTTGACCTTCGTCGCGCGGCGCCTGCACGCCGAGGGTGTGGGAATCCTGTTCGCGGTGCGCGAACTGGCCTCCGACAGCACGGGTTTCGAAGGTTTGGCGATACATACAGTGGCAGGACTTTCCGGCTCGGCCGCGAGGGAACTGCTGGCCCGTACCGCCCGCCGCTCCCTCAACGACGACGTTGCCCGCAGGCTCGCCGAGCAGACCGGCGGCAACCCACTCGCCTTGGTGACATTGGCGCATTCACTGACGACCGAACAATTGGGTGGCACCGCGGCACTGCCCGAACCGCTGCCCATCGGCCCGCGGCTCGTGGCCTGCTTTCTCGAGCGGATCCGGGCCTTCCCCAAGCCCACCCGAGATCTGCTGCTGCTGGCTTCGATCAGTCCGATCCGGGACACCGCGCTGCTGTGGCGGGCGGCGGCGCTGCTCGGATTGCCGGAAACCGCCGCCGACCCCGCGGTCGAGGCCGGAGTGCTGGTGCCCGGCAACGGTTTCGCCTTCTCCCACCCACTGATTCGGTCCGCCGTACACGCGGCTGCCGACCCGGCCGGCTTACGGCGAGCACATCAGGCCATCTCCGCGGCCTGCGACCCGGACCACGACCCCGACATCCGAGCCTGGCATCTTGCCGCCGCCACCGCGGGCGCCGACGAAGCGGTAGCACGCGATCTGCAGCACTCCGCGCAGCGCGCCCGAGCCCGTGGCGGTTATGCGGCCGAGGCACAGTTTCTCGCCCGCGCGGCCGAATTGACTCCCGAAATCTCACAACGCGACGAGCGGCGACTGGCCGCGGCCCAGGTCTATCTGATGTGCGGTGACCCCCAGTCAGCGCAGCGCCTGCTCCTCGGGTCGCAACCGGTGGCCAGGGTACCCGTGATGCGCGGGCGGGCCCGCTGGCTGAAGGCCGCCATCGAGAGGCATTTCAGCCGACTGGAAGACCAGCCCGCTCTGCTGCTGACGGCCGCCGCGGAGTTGGGCCCGGCGGACGGTGACCTGGTCTGGCTCCTGCTGTGCCAGGCGCTGAGTTCGGCGATGCTGTCCAGAGATGACACCGTGAGCACCACGGTGTCCGAAGTCGCACGCGCCGTACTGAGTGCGCTCGAACGGCGGTCGGCGGAACTGTCGGTGTACGACCTGTTCATCGTTGCCTTCGCCACCCGGATCAGCGAAGGTCACGCCGCGGCCGTCCCCCGGTGGCGTGCCGCGCTCGAATCCCTGCGCGACCACGAAATCGCCGAGGAGGGAATGCCTTTGGCGATATTCGCCCATTACGCGAGCGACGAGCTGTGGGACGACGGTGCCCGGCAGGTCGTCTTCGCGCGGCTGCATGCCTACGATCGAGACACCGGCGCCCTGCTCGGGCTCCGGATCGTCCTCGAATGTCAGGCGACGGACGCGCTACGAGCGGGCCGGCCCGACGAGTGCGCCGACTATCTGACGGAGTCCCGCGAGCTGCTGACGGTGATCGGGGCGCCGCAGGAGAAGTCCATACAACGGCTGGAACTGCTGGTCTGGGGTGGTGCGGAGGCCGAGGCCCGCGCGCTGGCGTCGAGTGTCGAGGGTGTGGATTTCCCGTGCCGGGCCATCCAGGCGGCGCTGGCGGCTCGCTACCTGATCGTCCTCGAGCTGAGTCTGGGAAACTATCGCGCGGCTCTGGACCGGGCCCAGTTTCTCTTCGACCACGACGTGCCCGGCCTCAGCAACCTGATGCTCGCCGATATGGTCGAGGCGGCAGTTCGCGCACAACGGCCGGCACCGGCGTCGGCTGCCTTGGCCCGGTTGGAAGATCAGGCGCAGGCCAGCGGAACACCGTGGGCGCTGGGGACTTTGGCGCGAGCGCGGGCCTTGGTGGCCGGGGACGACAACGCGGCGGCATGGTACCGGGAAGCCATCGACCAGCTCGGACGGACCAGGATCACCGTCGACCTCGCCCGGACGCATCTGGTGTACGGCGAATGGTTGCGCCGGCGCAAAGAGCGCCTGCAGGCCCGAGTCCAGCTGCGGCTCGCCTACGAGATGTTCTCCTCGGCCCGTGCCCCGCTCTTCGCCGAGCGCGCCCGGGCCGAACTGGCCGCCACGGGTGAACACGTACACCCCAGAAACCCGGCGCCCGGCCCGCAGCTCACCCCTCAGGAGTCCCAGATCGCCGCATTGGCGGCCGAGGGGGCGACCAACAGCGAGATCGCAGCCCGCCTCTACATCAGCACCTCCACCGTCGAGTACCACCTCACGAAGGTCTTCCGGAAGCTCGCGGTGACCTCCCGCAGGCAGCTCCGTTCGGCACTCGGTCCGCGGGACTAG
- a CDS encoding helix-turn-helix domain-containing protein has product MVVVLDTGLLPVGERIEAAQDLLADTEVPSINQFEGFAGQLWHRVAVRELGAGVHVTQVFGTGMRVLRDAKQLRVAAPERVGVGVHLTGSSTWSHCGADQILAAGELSLTDGTSTSDLTSPGFNGLKVVIFDYDQLALPIETVRRAAPRLKSSPLYDLVSAHITALGEAGDIEPGPAQIMLKSATTQLIRALITTAAADPRRHEALHDSLYLRIAAYVEQHLGDPGLNPDHIARAHNISVRHLYNIWSARGTTLSQWIINARLEGAYADLARLGRTTSIAAVAGRWGFASPAHFARRFRDAYGMSPRDWQRAN; this is encoded by the coding sequence GTGGTTGTGGTGTTGGATACCGGTCTGCTTCCGGTGGGCGAGCGGATCGAGGCGGCGCAGGATCTGTTGGCCGACACCGAGGTTCCGTCGATCAACCAGTTCGAGGGGTTTGCCGGTCAACTGTGGCATCGGGTCGCCGTGCGGGAGCTGGGCGCCGGCGTGCACGTGACGCAGGTCTTCGGCACCGGCATGAGGGTGCTGCGCGACGCCAAGCAGTTGCGCGTCGCCGCACCCGAACGAGTCGGCGTCGGTGTGCATCTGACCGGATCCAGCACTTGGTCGCACTGCGGCGCGGACCAGATCCTTGCCGCCGGTGAGCTCTCGCTCACCGACGGCACCAGCACCTCGGACCTGACATCCCCCGGTTTCAACGGCCTCAAGGTGGTGATCTTCGACTACGACCAACTCGCGCTGCCGATCGAAACAGTCCGCCGCGCGGCACCCCGGCTCAAATCCAGTCCGCTCTACGATTTGGTCAGCGCCCACATCACCGCGCTCGGCGAAGCGGGGGACATCGAGCCCGGCCCCGCTCAAATCATGCTCAAATCGGCCACCACCCAATTGATCCGCGCCCTGATCACCACCGCCGCGGCCGACCCTCGCCGACACGAAGCCCTCCACGACTCGCTCTATCTGCGGATAGCCGCCTATGTGGAACAGCACCTCGGGGACCCTGGCCTCAACCCCGATCACATCGCGCGGGCACACAATATTTCGGTCCGACACCTGTACAACATCTGGTCTGCGCGTGGAACTACGTTGAGCCAGTGGATCATCAACGCCCGTCTCGAGGGCGCATACGCCGATCTCGCTCGGCTGGGCCGCACCACCTCGATAGCCGCGGTAGCGGGCCGATGGGGCTTCGCCAGCCCCGCCCACTTCGCTCGCCGATTCCGCGACGCCTACGGCATGTCTCCCCGGGACTGGCAGCGAGCCAACTGA